One stretch of Argiope bruennichi chromosome 3, qqArgBrue1.1, whole genome shotgun sequence DNA includes these proteins:
- the LOC129963211 gene encoding ankyrin-2-like, whose translation MALDFRNCCLKNFNELLIYNLRQRNCNINMVKKLLAHKVDVNYKDCFLNTSLHYVVQNCSDKLDLIREILNMEGNPNAINAEGNSPLHLAVLKSNVHVILELIKFGGDVRLTNKRGNTPLHVAAMRGKPCIIETLLKSDTSLINCGNIRKNTPLHIAVIHGKPYAAEMLIRHEADINCSNIEGNTPLHMAIIHDKEDMVKTLIKSRADLDYSNKEGNTPLHLGVIHGKLNIIQSLLSCGANVGCMNAKGNTPLHLAATHNKFDIIEVLIKFKADVGCSNKDHLTPMHMATINGNCKIIRKLNDNGAPVYCTDAEGNTPLHLSVIHNRPNVIETLIVNGAEHICNKNGYTPVHLAVIDNKLNIVKMLLDFGADIDCRDAELNTPLHLASIYDKPDIVVKLIESGAKTDLVNQDSHTPVQVAALHGNVNLINVLFQNGVRVKLRNQGRRYISSFAQSLIQHSNAATQAATSNHSESGTAGGGTGASQSATQNNSAINSGSQSSSSSTYTQFLSVSSPIHSVAPAGHPVTTFTISAGSAGPSTGPPPSAQEASSLIQEMQQILHIPPPGMPENFLPVSGTLSQSANATSTPQVGNTSSVSSQTIESVVSSTQGSNQSSDHSENIEVNPVQDNLLPVVAQTISEIANSMSSLGGLIPSSPPPQESFVSSTGVSSANAFADLIFETEQAYVLGPITIAQPPSLAAVQAWTLANVGGNHGAVGSSQSGASTNFPQQVQNTYAAFLDELDSEGDPMSWSWSPFLRSSRVEETAIIDNLVKFYGINGRNRSGNEYLQRALINDNPNEIASLLRYGTGNVCKANRRENSFLHLAAVYGKPKLVKALIQSGVAVDSKNNEMNTPLHFAAFCGEAEVINILVQSGANMDLMNRRGATPLKYAFGYCRESVLKNLGKFGANRFLLSAKTLVKYDVLKKGLYLTRHKVLKANCVFELLNFVEECCDEALCMKQKILGKNFSFYQFVNQALSNSESLSQSPYVENAVEYLIEISSKTEYTIYYDILVYLIATRLEKSFWKKKLLDLVDNAVKEGKICLNRKLFSSICNYVCNVDIFNLLLAFTDNECKHYD comes from the coding sequence ATGGCTTTAGATTTTCGGAATTGTTGTTTGAAGAACTTCAATGAATTGCTTATCTATAATCTTCGACAGAGAAATTGTAATATAAACATGGTGAAGAAACTACTTGCTCATAAAGTCGATGTGAATTACAAAGATTGTTTCTTGAATACTTCGCTGCATTATGTTGTCCAAAACTGTTCGGATAAATTAGATTTGATTCGCGAAATCCTAAATATGGAAGGTAATCCTAATGCTATAAATGCTGAAGGAAATTCCCCACTTCATTTAGCAGTGTTGAAAAGTAATGTGCATGTCAttcttgaattaataaaatttggtggcGATGTTCGCTTGACTAATAAAAGAGGGAACACACCTCTCCATGTCGCTGCAATGCGTGGTAAGCCTTGTATTATTGAAACTCTTTTGAAATCAGATACAAGTTTAATTAATTGTGGcaatatcagaaaaaatacaCCATTGCATATTGCTGTGATTCATGGAAAACCATATGCTGCTGAAATGCTTATTCGTCATGAAGCAGATATTAATTGCAGCAACATAGAGGGAAATACACCTTTGCATATGGCTATAATCCATGACAAAGAAGATATGGTAAAAACTCTTATTAAATCTAGAGCTGATTTAGATTATTCTAACAAAGAAGGCAACACACCTTTGCATCTAGGAGTAATCCATGGGAAGTTGAATATAATTCAGAGTCTTCTTAGTTGTGGAGCCAATGTTGGATGTATGAATGCAAAAGGTAATACACCTTTGCACTTGGCTGCTAcccataataaatttgatataattgaggttttaattaaatttaaagctgaTGTTGGTTGTTCTAACAAAGATCATCTAACTCCTATGCATATGGCTACAATTAATggtaattgtaaaattattcgGAAATTGAATGATAATGGAGCTCCTGTTTATTGCACTGATGCAGAAGGGAATACCCCTTTACATTTATCAGTAATTCATAATCGACCAAATGTAATTGAAACTCTTATTGTGAATGGAGCAgaacatatttgtaataaaaatgggTACACACCTGTACATTTAGCtgtaattgataataaattgaaCATAGTAAAAATGTTACTCGACTTTGGAGCAGATATTGATTGTAGAGATGCAGAACTAAATACTCCTTTACACTTGGCTTCAATTTACGATAAACCAGATATTGTTGTTAAGCTCATTGAATCTGGAGCTAAAACAGATTTAGTAAACCAAGATTCACATACACCAGTTCAAGTGGCTGCACTTCATGGAAATGTAAatctaattaatgttttatttcaaaatggagTGCGTGTGAAATTAAGAAATCAAGGTAGAAGATATATAAGCTCTTTTGCTCAATCATTGATTCAGCACTCTAATGCTGCTACACAAGCTGCAACAAGTAATCATTCTGAGTCTGGAACAGCTGGTGGTGGTACAGGAGCTTCTCAGTCTGCCACTCAGAATAATTCTGCTATAAATAGTGGTTCTCAGTCCTCGTCATCTTCGACATATACTCAATTCCTTTCAGTTTCAAGTCCTATTCATTCTGTTGCACCTGCTGGTCATCCAGTCACAACTTTCACAATATCGGCAGGTAGTGCTGGGCCTTCTACAGGACCTCCTCCTTCTGCACAGGAAGCTAGCTCTTTAATCCAGGAAATGCAACAAATTCTCCATATTCCACCTCCTGGAATGCCAGAGAACTTTCTGCCTGTTTCGGGAACTTTGTCTCAGTCTGCGAATGCTACTTCTACACCACAAGTTGGAAATACTTCATCAGTGTCATCTCAGACCATTGAAAGTGTTGTTTCTAGCACTCAAGGATCTAATCAGTCCTCGGATCACTCTGAGAATATTGAGGTAAATCCTGTTCAGGATAATCTACTTCCAGTGGTTGCACAAACCATTTCTGAAATTGCAAACTCGATGAGCTCATTGGGAGGGCTTATTCCATCATCTCCACCACCACAGGAAAGTTTTGTCAGTAGCACAGGAGTTTCATCTGCTAATGCTTTTGCAGACCTTATCTTTGAAACTGAACAGGCATATGTATTGGGACCAATAACTATAGCACAACCACCATCTTTAGCTGCTGTTCAAGCTTGGACTTTAGCAAATGTTGGTGGGAATCATGGTGCTGTTGGATCATCTCAGTCTGGAGCTAGTACTAATTTTCCACAACAAGTACAAAATACATATGCTGCTTTCCTGGATGAACTTGACAGTGAAGGTGATCCAATGAGTTGGAGTTGGTCTCCTTTCCTGAGAAGTTCTAGAGTGGAAGAAACTGCAATTATTGATAATCTTGTCAAGTTTTATGGTATTAATGGTCGAAATCGATCTGGAAATGAGTATTTGCAACGTGCTCTGATTAATGATAATCCGAATGAAATAGCATCTCTTCTTCGATATGGTACAGGGAATGTCTGCAAAGCTAATAGAAGAGAGAATTCATTTCTCCATTTAGCTGCAGTATATGGTAAGCCAAAATTAGTCAAAGCTCTCATTCAGTCTGGTGTTGCAGtggattctaaaaataatgagATGAATACTCCTCTACATTTTGCTGCATTTTGTGGTGAAGCAGAAGTTATTAATATACTTGTTCAGTCTGGAGCAAACATGGACCTTATGAATCGTAGAGGTGCTACTCCTTTGAAATATGCTTTTGGCTATTGCAGAGAAAGTGTATTAAAAAACTTAGGAAAATTTGGTGCTAACCGCTTTCTTTTATCTGCAAAGACTTTAGTTAAATATGATGTTTTAAAGAAAGGCTTGTACCTCACACGCCATAAAGTTTTGAAGGCcaattgtgtttttgagttgcTCAACTTTGTTGAAGAATGTTGTGATGAAGCCCTCTGCATGAAACAAAAGattttgggaaaaaatttttctttctatcaaTTTGTTAATCAGGCATTAAGCAATTCTGAGTCTTTAAGTCAAAGCCCATATGTTGAAAATGCTGTtgagtatttaattgaaatttccagCAAAACTGAGTATACTATCTATTATGATATCTTGGTTTATTTAATAGCTACAAGGCTTGAAAAAAGCTTCTGGAAAAAAAAGTTGTTAGATTTAGTTGATAATGCagttaaagaaggaaaaatttgtCTGAATCGCAAGCTGTTTTCTTCCATTTGTAATTATGTTTGCAATGttgatatatttaatcttttgttaGCATTTACAGATAATGAATGTAAACATTATGACTAA